The genomic interval CTGGGCCCGGTGCGCCCAGATCGTGCGGGAGACGCTGGTCCCGATCCGCGGACCGTCGGCCTGAGCAAGGCCCGGACGCCGCGGTCCGCGGCCGCGGCGGGCGGCCGGACCGTCCGCGTCACGCGCGGGCGAGGGCCTTGGCGCCGAGCACGTAGGGCAGCCCGCTGGCCACGGTCACGGCGACGGTGAGCAGCACGAGGCCGTCCCGCACCCAGCCCATCCAGGCGTGTCCGGGCAGCGTCGGGTCGAGCGCGACGATCAGCAGCACCACCGGCACCACGACCGATTGCAGCACCATCTTCCACTTCCCCAGCGCCTTGGCCCCGAACTCGACGCCCTTCTGCTCGGCCACGCCGCGGATGCTGGTCACCAGCAGCTCGCGGGCGAGCACCACCACGACCATCCACGGGTACACGCCGGAGACCATCGTCCGCAGGTCGCCCGCGGCCACGGCGGAGGGATCCACGAAGCGGGGGCTCGCGAGGTAGACGACCGCGCCCAGGACGAGAATCTTGTCGGCGAAGGGATCGATGATCCGGCCGAAGACGGAGGTCACCTCCCACTTCCGCGCGAGGTACCCGTCGGCCCAGTCGGTCAGTGCGGCCGCCACGAAGAGCACCAGCCCGACCCCGAGCAGCCAGCCCCGCCCCGCGAAGCCCGGCGCCTCGAACCGGAAGAAGTTCAGCGCCACGAAGAAGCCCGCCGCCAGCCCCAACCGCAGCACCGTGAGCGCGTTGGGGATCTGGCGGCGCGGCAGCATGGCGCCAGCGTACGGAGGGCCCGCGCCGCCGCGCAGCGCCGCGGACCGCCGGCCCGGAGCCCCTCCGGGCGTCGCGGTCCGCGGAGCCCGACGCCGCCCGCCGCCCGTCAAGTGTTTACACTGCCCCGCCCGCTCTTTGATCGAGGATCCACGATGCCCCAAGTCACCTACATCACCCCCGCGGGCGAGACCCGCGTCGTTGAAAACGCCGAGGGAACGCTCATGAGCGCAGCCGTCGCGAACCAGGTCGAAGGCATCGACGGCGACTGCGGCGGCGTGTGCAGCTGCGCCACCTGCCACGTGCACGTCGACCCGGCCTGGCAGGAGAAGGTCGGCCCCGCGACCGCCGCCGAGGAGGGCATGCTCGAGCTCGAGGACGAGGCCACCGAGGCCAGCCGCCTCGGCTGCCAGGTGACGCTGACGCCGGAGCTCGACGGCCTCGTGGTGCGCGTGGTCGGCCGTTGACCGCCGCCGCTCCCCACCTCGTCGTCGTCGGCGCCGGCCACGCCGCCGCCCAGCTGTGCGCCTCGCTGCACGCCACCGATTGGCCCGGACGCGTCACCGTCGTCGGCGACGAGCCCGGCCTGCCGTACCACCGGCCGCCCCTGTCGAAGGGCCGGCTGGATGCCGGCGAGCCCGGGGCCGCCGAAGCCGCCGGGGCCGACCTCATCCGCCCCGAGGCCTTCTACGACGACCACAACATCGCCCGCCGCGAGAGCGTCGCCGTCGTCGCCATCGACCGCGCGGCGAAAGAGCTGACGCTGCGTGGCGGCGGCGAGGACGAGAGGCTCGGCTACGACCTGCTCGTCCTCGCCACCGGCTCGCTGCACCGCCGCCCGCCGATCCCGGGCATCGACCACGAGCGGGTCCACACGCTGCGGACCGCGGCCGAGGCCGCGGCCGTCCGCGATCGGCTCGGGCAGGCCTCCTCGGTGGTCGTCATCGGCGCCGGCTTCATCGGCCTCGAGGTCGCCGCCT from Phycisphaera mikurensis NBRC 102666 carries:
- the pgsA gene encoding CDP-diacylglycerol--glycerol-3-phosphate 3-phosphatidyltransferase, which encodes MLPRRQIPNALTVLRLGLAAGFFVALNFFRFEAPGFAGRGWLLGVGLVLFVAAALTDWADGYLARKWEVTSVFGRIIDPFADKILVLGAVVYLASPRFVDPSAVAAGDLRTMVSGVYPWMVVVVLARELLVTSIRGVAEQKGVEFGAKALGKWKMVLQSVVVPVVLLIVALDPTLPGHAWMGWVRDGLVLLTVAVTVASGLPYVLGAKALARA
- a CDS encoding 2Fe-2S iron-sulfur cluster-binding protein, whose amino-acid sequence is MPQVTYITPAGETRVVENAEGTLMSAAVANQVEGIDGDCGGVCSCATCHVHVDPAWQEKVGPATAAEEGMLELEDEATEASRLGCQVTLTPELDGLVVRVVGR